The region CCTTATTGTTTGATTTGCTATTTGAAAAACATATGCTATAATTATCTCAATTACTACACATGTAGTTAACACAAAATACTACACTTGTAATAATTGAGATAAAGGAAAAATGAGGTGAAGCGTTTGAGAAGCAGAATCGAAGACAAAAAGAAGAGAATTAACCCCTTTATTATTGTAGCCATTATTGTTTTAACAGGGATAGGCGGCTTTGGCCTATTTCAATTATTACATAAAAATGATAGCAACCAAGTTCAGGAAGTGGCAGATATATTTATTCAAATATTGGAGAACAAAAACTATGATAAATTAGGTGGTGTACTTGAAGAAAAATCATATACTGCATTGGATTATACCTTGGATGAAGTAATAGACAAATATAAAGACATATTTAACGGAATCAATATTAATCAAATACATGCTTCCAAAATTAAATTAGAAAAAATAAACAACCATGAACAAGAGCTCTCTTATCAATTAAGCTTGACAACCCCTTTGGGAACAATAAAGAATGTGAAATATCATGCAAAAATTATTAAAACGGATGGTAATTATTTACTCAACTTTCGCAGCCCAAACTAGGCAGGTATACCTTGATATAGTTAGGTAATCCCGCAAACCAATACTGTAGTTGACTTTTGATTAACTTTTTGAATTTCTTGTTCGTTTTATTCAAAGCATCTTCAAGAAGCTCGATTAGTTGTTGTAATGCAACTGCCCAATCCAGTTCATTTACTTCGTCACAAAGTTCATAAAACATCCCGCCAAGTGTGCGGTCATCTGTACTACAGCGGTTTTGCCAAGACAAAAGGATATATCTTGAAAAGACAATCGTCGTGTGGCTGATTAGTGAATCATAGGATCTACCTTGAAATTCCTTTTGTAATTTCAACAGAGATTTTGTCGCCTTGAAAAAGACTTCAATGTCCCAGCGCATTCCGTAAATTCGAATAATCTCTGTTTCTGTTAACGTACAATCCGTACTTAAGATAGCTAACCATTCACTTCTTTTATTGCGATTTCGAACGAATACAACTTTTACTGGTACTCCGTTTGCCATCGTTGTATGAATAGAGCGCAAGATACTTTTGTTTCCCGATGCTGGTTTCGCTAGACGATAAAGTTCTTTTAAATTAACCCGTTTTTCATCAACTAAATAACGTTGATTGGTAGCTTTCACCATACCAATCACGTCTATACCTTGTTCCACAATCGATTGAATCAGTGGCTGCTGGGTAAACCAACTATCCATTAACACATAAGATGCGTCTATTCCTGCAGAAAGTGCCCGTGAAATCATAGATGGTAGTTGTTCTGGAGCTGTTTGTAGGGCTTCTTCCCGTCTTTTATAACCAGAAGTGCGTTTGTCTACTTTATTCGAAATATCATTGATTTTTGACTTCTTTGAGCTTAATAAGGAGAAGTCGACTGGCATGAAAGTGGCACCATCCGACCAACCAAGCGTAAGCATACGAAAACCTTTGTAAAAACGCATTTTTTGAGATGCGTGATCAAAACAGCGAGCCAGTAATTCTACTTTCTTACTCCGGTTCCGTTCATAGGCAGAGTCATCAACGATTAACACTTTTGGACGATCATTTTTGGTCAACCGACTTACTTTAGAAATGGTTGAAGCACTTAGTGAAAGTAAAAAACGGCGCCAATTATACTTGGAATAGTTTAAAAAGCGATAGATGGTGTCTTTCCCTGGCAGACTTTCTGATTTTTTGCTTTCAAGCAATCGAAACCAATTTTTCTGTTCGAAAATCAAACAAAATAGGAGCTGAAATAAATAAGCACAAGAAAACCCAAATCCTTTGGTGATACCGGCTTTCCGCAAATGTTTAAGCATCTCTAATTCATTAAAACCAGATTTTAATTCGGTTGGCATTTGATTATTTTGGTCATTATTCGCTATCATAGTAGGAGGCACCTCTTCTATTTGGGAGTTTTTTTCTAGACAATTAAACTATACCAAAAGTGGAGGTGTTTTTCTTTTTTATAGTAGGCAGATGTCAAGGTCCATAATGAATTTCCAAAAGTACTTTACCAGATAAAGGTTAGATGTCATTTTTACTCTGCGAAAGTTGAGTTATTTAGTGAAATGGGAGCCATCGTTAATCTTCCCTGGGATGGAAGGTAAAGATAAAGTGGCCTTTCATGATTGGAAACCGGAACGAGGGGAGATTAAAGACCATCATGGCCATGGATTGGCAATAAACCAAGATTTTAAATGGGTTGGAATCGTACCGAAAGATTTATCTCAAGGCAATGAAAGAGAAAATCGTCTGCAAGAAATTAGTCAAACTTTTGATATATCAATAGATGAGATAAATGAGAAATTAGATCAAAGCTGGGTGAAGGATGATTTATTCATTCCTCTTAAAATAATTGAATCCGACCAAGCAGAAAAAGTGCCCGGAGTTTCCTATCAAAATACAAAGCAGCGCTATTATCCTTTGAAGGAAGCAGCGGCTAATTTAATTGGATATGTAGGAAAAGTAACCAAGGAAGACTTGGATAAAAACCCAACATTGGCTGAAGGGGACATGATTGGAAAATCCGGACTGGAAAAAGCTTTTGATAAGAAGTTACGCGGTAAAAGCGGAGGAGAAATACTTATTGTCGATGAGCAAGGGAATGAAAAAAAGGAAATTCAAAAGGTAGAAAAAGAAGACGGGAAAGATGTTCAGCTAACAATAGATAGGTATATCCAAAAGAAGGCGTTTAAACATCTAAAGGGAAAAGCCGGTTCTACCGTCGTAATGAATCCGAAAGAAGGAGGTCTGTATGCTCTGGTCAGTTCTCCTGCCTATGATCCAAATAAAATGGTTCAGGGCGTATCCCAACAAGAATATGATAAATACGCCAATGATAAAGACAAGCCGTTTATTTCAAGATTTGCTGCAGGTTATGCACCTGGATCGACATTTAAAACAATCACTGCCAGTATTGGTCTGGATGCTAAAGTGACATATCCGAATAAGGTTAGAAAAATAAATGGCTTAAGTTGGCAAAAGAACAAATCATGGGGAGGTTATTCCGTTACCCGTGTTTCCAATGTGCAAAATGTAGATATGCGTAAAGCGCTTATTTATTCCGATAATATTTATTTTGCGCAAGAAGCTTTGGAAATGGGAGAGAAAACGTTTAGAAATGGCTTAGATAAGTTTATCTTTGGGGAGGAATTAGATTTACCTATAGCCATGAGTCCCGCGCAAATTTCTAATGAATCGACATTTGGTTCGGAAATCCTGCTGGCAGATACCGCTTATGGACAAGGTGAACTGTCGATTTCTCCTATTCAACAAGCAACCATATATTCTGTTTTTCAAAACGAAGGAAAAATAGTTTATCCCAAATTGCTGGACAATAAAAGCGAACGGAAAACCAAATTGGCAATAACTGGTTCAACAGCAAATAAAATAAAAAACTATTTGTCAGAGGTGGTAAGTGATCCGAATGGAACGGCCCATTCTCTGTACAACCAACAACATCAGTTAGCTGCCAAAACGGGTACAGCGGAATTAAAAATGAAACAAGGCAAAAAAGGGAATGAAAATAGCTTTCTACTCGCTCTTGATACGGATCATGATGATTTTCTTCTTCTATCACTTGTCGAAAATTATCAAGCTGGCAGTTCAGCAACTCAATTAAATAAATCGTTCATAGATGAATTGTATGAGTACTTCCAAGGGCATTGATTACGACATATCCAGTTGGAGGGTAGGCGCTTTATTTTTCATTTAATAGTTTTTTCCGTTCCTTACCAATCAGCCGTGACAGCTAAGCTCACGGTTGATTCCTCATATTTTTCTTTTCTAATGAGCCGTGATAGCCACGCTCTTGACAGATGGATATGTGCTTTAAAAAATTGATCCTTCTTGCTATAATAAATACTACAGATGTAAGAGTGGGAGGGACATCATGAAGGAAATTCCGCAAATATCAGAGTCAGAATATGAAGTGATGAAAGTCGTTTGGAAATATGAGCCGATTTCTACGCCGGAAGTAGTGGAGAAGGTATCAAAAGAAATTGACTGGAAACCGAATACGATTCAAACCATGCTTGCCAGACTGGTAAAGAAAAAAGCTTTGCAAACAACAAAACAAGGAAGAGCACTTGTATACACATCACTAGTTCAAGAGCATGAGTATGTAGAACAAAAAAGTAAATCATTTCTTAAAAAGTTTTTCGGTGGCACATTAAATTCCATGGTATTAAATTTTATTGAAAACGATCAGTTGTCAAAAGAGGATATTTCTGAACTAAGGGAAATATTGTCCAAGCGGGATACGAAGGATGGGGAAAAATGATGGATACCCTTATACTCCGTTTTTTGTTAAGTACACTAGTGGTATCCCTCTTGATTTTGGCCATTCTTATAACGAAAAAAGTATTGTATAAACATATGTCAGTTCGAACACATTATAAGATCTGGTATTTTCTCTTATTGTCCCTTGTTACTTCCTTTTTTCCTTGGAATATTTTCCGGCTTGGAGAGGTACCTCAATATCTTAAAAGCCTACTCTCCACTGGAAAATACTCAACTTTTAGAGGTGAAAGTATAAGTAGATTAGATCATTCTGCTGCCTCAAATACAGATCTATTGCATGACTTTACCGTATCTGTGAATAAGTCAACGCCGGATGTTATCTATCATACATTCATTACGGTTTGGGTTATTGGAATAGCTATGTTCATTGGTTTGGCAATTTGCTCACTCTATCAAATTCATCAAATAAAAAAATCAGCTACTACTATTCCAAATCGAAAAATAAATGAAATGTTAGCAGCGTGCAAAGAGGTTGTTGGAGTGAAGAGAAAAATCAGGTTAACAGAAACCGATAATGTTACTTCGCCGATCACACTGGGGATTTTACAACCACATATCATTTTACCAAAAAAGACACGAGAAACATTTTCATTAGCTGAATTAAAATACGTTTTTTTACACGAGTTGTATCACCAAAAAAGTAAAGATGTCTTCGTTAACTATGTCATGCTGCTAGTTCAAGCGATTTATTGGTTTAACCCATTTGTATGGCTCGCCTTAAAAAGGATGCAAAAGGATCGGGAACTTGCTTGTGATGCTGGTGTTCTGAATCTGCTGGACGAGAGGGAATACATCGAATATGGGCATACCATCATTCATTTTGCAGATAAAAGTGCTGAACGCTCGTACGGACGGCTTGCCCCAGGAATAGGGGGAACAAAACAACAAATAAAGCAGAGGGTGCAAAACATTGCTAACTTTCACAGAGATTCACCGTTATTGAAGTGGAAAGGAAAAATCATCTGTGCGGTTCTAGGGGTTTTTGTGTTATTGCTTACTCCATTTACTGCTGTTATCGCTAGTACAGATGATGTATTTGATTTTAACGGGAAGAATACAGTATACGAGGATTTAAGTTCCTATTTTGATGGCTATAATGGCAGCTTTGTTTTGTATGACGCATCGAAAAAACAATATCAGATTTATAATTCAAAAATGAGCAGGCAGCGGGTTTCTCCTGATAGCACATATAAAATTTATTCCGCATTATTTGGCTTAGAATCAAATGTTATTTCCGCGAATAATAGTGAACAAATGTGGGATGGACAGATTCATCCTTATCAAGAATGGAACAAAAATCAAAATTTATCTACCGCATTGGGTAACTCCGTAAATTGGTATTTTCAACATATCGATCAAGAGGTAGGCAGAAAACAACTAAACAATTATTTTCACAAAATAAAATATGGCAATGAGGATCTTTCGGGAAATTTGGATCGTTATTGGATGGAATCCTCATTGAAAATTTCACCAATTGAGCAAGTGCAACTATTATATGCGTTGGAAGAAAATAAATTTGGTTTTAAGGAGAAGAATATTCAAGCGATCAGAAAGGCACTTTTAATTGGCGAGCAAAACGATCGGCAATTATATGGAAAAACTGGCACAGGTACGGTAGATGGAAAAGATGTGAATGGTTGGTTTGTTGGCTTTGTTACGAAGGCTGGTCATACGTATTATTTTGCAGTCAATATTCAAGATGAAAATGGACGGGCAAGTGGAGACAAGGCTGCAGAGATTGCAGATATGATTTTACGTGACAAGAATATCTATTAATAGCAGACTTCTAAAGGGTGCGGGTTTTTTGTGGTTATTATCCTTGTTCACCATTGTTAAAGCATATATTTAAAAAAGGCGACCTGTTCACAAAGTTATCGCTAATATTTACGATAATTCTGTGAACAGGTGCCTGTTATCCATAAGCGATTGCCTGCTTTGTATTTATTCCAATAGTAGTTTTAGAATCACTCCGACAAAAGGCAAATCCCTTGCAAATTCGCTGCTTAGTCAATCACCTCATCAAACAATACACCGTGGCCGAATTGAATGAGTTTCATTCTGCTTGGCTTTTTGATAAAGACACTCTTGTATTTGGCTTCTCCGTCTTTATCTTTTAAAAGCACAATTCGTTTATGTGGGTTATCTTCTTTTATATCAATTGTATATGCTGTCATATCCACTTTATCTTCAAAAATTGGATATTCCGCTAACTTTTTATCACTATCATCAGCTTGATTGGATGCATCGTTGTTAGCTTTGTCCTGAGATGAATTATCCTTGTTTGAATTAACATCGGATTCGTCATCTTTATTTGTGTCCTCTTCATCAGATACATCATCTTCATCAGCATGATTCTCCTCTGAGTTGCCAGTTTTATCCTGTTCTGTACTACTGCTTGTATTACTGTTTGCTTCTTCCTTCCCTGTTGTGTCATCGTTACCGGCACCACATGCTGAAAGTACAAGTAGTGCAATACAAGCGATGATTAATCTCTTCATCATTCACTCACCTTTTCTTTTTTATTTCAAATGTATAGTATACTAGAGGTCTTAAGATAAAGACAACATTAGATGGTGATAAAATTTGAGAAGAAATTAGCGGACACCCATGGAAGTGGTTGCTTTTACTTTTAACCGATGACAAGGGATAAGAAATTAATGGTCACTTTTTGTGTATCTCTTCCGGGTAGCATCTTTATTGTTAAAAACCGATGCATTAATCAACCCGCCTATTAACAGCACAACCGCAGTTAGATAAAACCATATCATTAAAACGATGATGCTTCCAAGTTGTCCGTATAATTCCGTGTAATTACTTACTCCAACATATTTTGCAAAGCCAATGGATACAACTTGCCAGCCGATTGTTGCAAATATTGCTCCCGGAAAAACCTTTTTCCATGGCAAGTGAATGCTGGGTATTACTTTATATAAGATAGTAAAGAAGAATAAAAGGAATAGGGTACCAAGCCCCCATTTTGTAAAAAACCATAAACGGTACCATAGTGCCTCGACCGTAACCTTTGTCAGCACAAAATTGCGGACAATATTCTCCACAATCGGGATAACTAGTGACAGGGACAAAACAATCATAAAGCCAAAGGTGATTAGCAAATCGGTCATAATTCCCTGCATAAAGAATGACTGATTCCGTCTGATTTTATATGCTTTGTTTAATGATCGTACAAGTGATTGAATAGCCATCGATGCCAGCCAAAATGCAGCAATCAGACTAAAGGATAACCATTGGCCCTGTCCTTTGGCTAAGATACTTTCCAAAGTATTGCGTATCACATTGTAAGTTGCTTGGGGTGCAAACGGTTCAACCATTTCCAGAATAGTATCTGGGTCAACCCGGAGAAATCCGATAAGGCTGAAAACGAAAATAAGAAAAGGGAACAAGGATAACATAAAGTAATAAGCCATTTGTGCGGATTGGTCATAGAATCGCTCCGAGAAAAAACGGATAATGATTCGTACGGTGTTTGTTATAAAATTCACTGGTAAGTTTCCCCCTTGTCCATCGACAGCGTGTTCATATAGCTTATTACTATGAATAAAAAAGCCTTTTTATCCATTACAGAGACATGACGAAAAAAGAAGGGAGATGATATTGGAATTAATAGACGGTTTAGCACATCATCAGCG is a window of Lentibacillus daqui DNA encoding:
- a CDS encoding NTF2-like N-terminal transpeptidase domain-containing protein, with product MRSRIEDKKKRINPFIIVAIIVLTGIGGFGLFQLLHKNDSNQVQEVADIFIQILENKNYDKLGGVLEEKSYTALDYTLDEVIDKYKDIFNGININQIHASKIKLEKINNHEQELSYQLSLTTPLGTIKNVKYHAKIIKTDGNYLLNFRSPN
- a CDS encoding IS4 family transposase translates to MIANNDQNNQMPTELKSGFNELEMLKHLRKAGITKGFGFSCAYLFQLLFCLIFEQKNWFRLLESKKSESLPGKDTIYRFLNYSKYNWRRFLLSLSASTISKVSRLTKNDRPKVLIVDDSAYERNRSKKVELLARCFDHASQKMRFYKGFRMLTLGWSDGATFMPVDFSLLSSKKSKINDISNKVDKRTSGYKRREEALQTAPEQLPSMISRALSAGIDASYVLMDSWFTQQPLIQSIVEQGIDVIGMVKATNQRYLVDEKRVNLKELYRLAKPASGNKSILRSIHTTMANGVPVKVVFVRNRNKRSEWLAILSTDCTLTETEIIRIYGMRWDIEVFFKATKSLLKLQKEFQGRSYDSLISHTTIVFSRYILLSWQNRCSTDDRTLGGMFYELCDEVNELDWAVALQQLIELLEDALNKTNKKFKKLIKSQLQYWFAGLPNYIKVYLPSLGCES
- the pbp4 gene encoding penicillin-binding protein PBP4(5), coding for MSYLVKWEPSLIFPGMEGKDKVAFHDWKPERGEIKDHHGHGLAINQDFKWVGIVPKDLSQGNERENRLQEISQTFDISIDEINEKLDQSWVKDDLFIPLKIIESDQAEKVPGVSYQNTKQRYYPLKEAAANLIGYVGKVTKEDLDKNPTLAEGDMIGKSGLEKAFDKKLRGKSGGEILIVDEQGNEKKEIQKVEKEDGKDVQLTIDRYIQKKAFKHLKGKAGSTVVMNPKEGGLYALVSSPAYDPNKMVQGVSQQEYDKYANDKDKPFISRFAAGYAPGSTFKTITASIGLDAKVTYPNKVRKINGLSWQKNKSWGGYSVTRVSNVQNVDMRKALIYSDNIYFAQEALEMGEKTFRNGLDKFIFGEELDLPIAMSPAQISNESTFGSEILLADTAYGQGELSISPIQQATIYSVFQNEGKIVYPKLLDNKSERKTKLAITGSTANKIKNYLSEVVSDPNGTAHSLYNQQHQLAAKTGTAELKMKQGKKGNENSFLLALDTDHDDFLLLSLVENYQAGSSATQLNKSFIDELYEYFQGH
- a CDS encoding BlaI/MecI/CopY family transcriptional regulator — its product is MKEIPQISESEYEVMKVVWKYEPISTPEVVEKVSKEIDWKPNTIQTMLARLVKKKALQTTKQGRALVYTSLVQEHEYVEQKSKSFLKKFFGGTLNSMVLNFIENDQLSKEDISELREILSKRDTKDGEK
- a CDS encoding BlaR1 family beta-lactam sensor/signal transducer; translation: MDTLILRFLLSTLVVSLLILAILITKKVLYKHMSVRTHYKIWYFLLLSLVTSFFPWNIFRLGEVPQYLKSLLSTGKYSTFRGESISRLDHSAASNTDLLHDFTVSVNKSTPDVIYHTFITVWVIGIAMFIGLAICSLYQIHQIKKSATTIPNRKINEMLAACKEVVGVKRKIRLTETDNVTSPITLGILQPHIILPKKTRETFSLAELKYVFLHELYHQKSKDVFVNYVMLLVQAIYWFNPFVWLALKRMQKDRELACDAGVLNLLDEREYIEYGHTIIHFADKSAERSYGRLAPGIGGTKQQIKQRVQNIANFHRDSPLLKWKGKIICAVLGVFVLLLTPFTAVIASTDDVFDFNGKNTVYEDLSSYFDGYNGSFVLYDASKKQYQIYNSKMSRQRVSPDSTYKIYSALFGLESNVISANNSEQMWDGQIHPYQEWNKNQNLSTALGNSVNWYFQHIDQEVGRKQLNNYFHKIKYGNEDLSGNLDRYWMESSLKISPIEQVQLLYALEENKFGFKEKNIQAIRKALLIGEQNDRQLYGKTGTGTVDGKDVNGWFVGFVTKAGHTYYFAVNIQDENGRASGDKAAEIADMILRDKNIY
- a CDS encoding YihY/virulence factor BrkB family protein, with the translated sequence MNFITNTVRIIIRFFSERFYDQSAQMAYYFMLSLFPFLIFVFSLIGFLRVDPDTILEMVEPFAPQATYNVIRNTLESILAKGQGQWLSFSLIAAFWLASMAIQSLVRSLNKAYKIRRNQSFFMQGIMTDLLITFGFMIVLSLSLVIPIVENIVRNFVLTKVTVEALWYRLWFFTKWGLGTLFLLFFFTILYKVIPSIHLPWKKVFPGAIFATIGWQVVSIGFAKYVGVSNYTELYGQLGSIIVLMIWFYLTAVVLLIGGLINASVFNNKDATRKRYTKSDH